TGGAGGTACCGCCGGGGTTCGACGTCGGCGCCCATGTGCACGCCCGCAGCGAGGAGTTGTTCTATGTGCTGGAGGGCGAGCTGGACGTGCTCGCCTTCGAGCCGCTGGTGCGGACCCCGGACAACTGGCAGCGCTGGGAGTCGGGTTCGGGCACCCGGGTGGTGCGGGCGACGCCCGGCACGGTCATCGTCGTCCCGCCGGGCTGTCCGCACGCGTTCGCCAATCCGACGGACACCCCGGCGAAGATGTTCTTCCAGGCGTCGCCGCCGCCGGACCACGAGCGCTACTTCGAGGAGCTGCTGGAGATCCTGCGCGGCGGCGGCCCGCCCGACCACGAGGCGATCGAGGCCCTGCGGGCGCGCTACGACATCGAGCAGCTGACGCCGTTGCGGCACGCGCCCTGAAGGGAGCGGGGGCGGGCCGTCCCGCGTGGACCGACCCGCCCCGCGCTAGCGGATGTTCATCCCGGAGAGCGTCCGGGCGATGACCAGCCGCTGGATCTCGCTGGTCCCCTCGAAGATGGTGTAGATCGCGGCGTCGCGGTGCATCCGCTCCACCGGGTACTCACGGGTGTATCCGTTGCCGCCGAGGATCTGGATCGCCTGCCCGGTGACCTTCTTCGCGGTCTCGCTGGCGAACAGCTTGGACATCGACCCCTCGGCCGCCGTGAACGGCTTGCCGTTGATCGCCATCCAGGACGCCCGCCACACCAGGAGCCTGGCCGCGTCGACGGAGGTGCGCATGTCGGCGAGCTGGAAGGCGACGCCCTGGTTGTCGATGATGGGGCGCCCGAACTGCTCGCGGGTCTTGGCGTAGTCGAGGGCGACCTCGTAGGCGGCGCGCGCGGTGCCGACGGCCATCGCGCCGACGGCCGGACGGGACGCCTCGAAGGTGGCCATCGCCGCGTTCTTCACCCGCTCGCCGCCCGACCTGGCGCGCTCCCGGGCGCGGGCGAGCCGCTCGTCCAGCCGCTCCTTGCCCCCGAGGAGGCAGGAGCCGGGCACCCGCACGTCCTCGAGGACGACCTCGGCGGTGTGCGAGGCGCGGATGCCGTGCTTCTTGAACTTCTGGCCCTGGGAGAGTCCGGGGGTGCCGGGCGGCACGATGAAGGAGGCGTGGCCCTTGGAGCCGAGCTCCGGGTCGACGACGGCCACCACGACGTGGACGTTGGCGATGCCGCCGTTGGTGGCCCAGGTCTTGGTGCCGTTGAGCACCCACTCGTCCTTGGCCTGGTCGTAGACGGCGCGGGTGCGCAGCGAGGCGACGTCGGAGCCGGCGTCGGGCTCGGAGGAGCAGAAGGCGGCGACCTTGACGTCGTTCTGGTCGCCGTACATCTGGGGGATCCAGGTGCCGATCTGTTCCTCGGTGCCGTTGGCGAGGACGCCGACGGCGGCGAGGCCGGTGCCGACGATCGACAGGGCGATGCCCGCGTCGCCCCAGAACAGCTCCTCCATGGCCATCGGGATGCCGAGGCCGGTGGGGTCGAAGTACTGCTGGGCGTAGAAGTCGAGGGAGTAGATGCCTACCTTGGCGGCCTCCTGGATGACCGGCCAGGGGGTCTCCTCACGCTCGTCCCATTCGGCGGCCGCGGGGCGGATGACGTCGGCCGCGAAGCCGTGCAGCCAGTCCCTGACCTCCTTCTGTTCGTCGTTGAGCTCCATGGTGAACTCGGCCATGTCCCCTCCAGCGGCAGCGCACGTACATGTTACTAGCGGTAACCCGAGTCTGTTACCCGTGGGTAGGAAAAGTCAACTCCCGATGACGGCTCGGCAGCCCGTTCGATGCGAACAGGGTGTTGAGTGCTAGTTTGCGCAAGCGTCACCGAACAAGCACGGGTGGGGAGAGATCATGGACACCACGCAGCGGACCGACCAGCAGAGGTCCGCCGACCGCCGTCGGCGCGAACTGCTGGAGGCCGCCGACAGAGTGGTGCTCCGCGACG
The sequence above is a segment of the Streptomyces griseoviridis genome. Coding sequences within it:
- a CDS encoding cupin domain-containing protein, coding for MTATEGLLVPPGHGRVVQTPAQRVTFKVTGAHSRTASAFEVEVPPGFDVGAHVHARSEELFYVLEGELDVLAFEPLVRTPDNWQRWESGSGTRVVRATPGTVIVVPPGCPHAFANPTDTPAKMFFQASPPPDHERYFEELLEILRGGGPPDHEAIEALRARYDIEQLTPLRHAP
- a CDS encoding acyl-CoA dehydrogenase family protein codes for the protein MAEFTMELNDEQKEVRDWLHGFAADVIRPAAAEWDEREETPWPVIQEAAKVGIYSLDFYAQQYFDPTGLGIPMAMEELFWGDAGIALSIVGTGLAAVGVLANGTEEQIGTWIPQMYGDQNDVKVAAFCSSEPDAGSDVASLRTRAVYDQAKDEWVLNGTKTWATNGGIANVHVVVAVVDPELGSKGHASFIVPPGTPGLSQGQKFKKHGIRASHTAEVVLEDVRVPGSCLLGGKERLDERLARARERARSGGERVKNAAMATFEASRPAVGAMAVGTARAAYEVALDYAKTREQFGRPIIDNQGVAFQLADMRTSVDAARLLVWRASWMAINGKPFTAAEGSMSKLFASETAKKVTGQAIQILGGNGYTREYPVERMHRDAAIYTIFEGTSEIQRLVIARTLSGMNIR